The Mercurialis annua linkage group LG8, ddMerAnnu1.2, whole genome shotgun sequence genome window below encodes:
- the LOC126660863 gene encoding protein EMSY-LIKE 4 isoform X2 gives MDYDSSGTDDDLPPSHHTRIPRGNGRPVAYPRMYGETDMETQIHQLEQEAYSSVLRAFKAQADAITWEKEGLITELRKELRLSNEEHRELLGRVNDEDVIKRIRDWRRTGALQSGMLGAAPAVHDPAPSPTVSASRKKQKITPSHSFGGPSPSFHPQAVSAPHQPSSSAKRGPVARPKNKKQKPGLPGAASMKSLPYAPSGPSGRGQVANRVSGAPSEGDTPISLVGKRVKTRWPDDNNFYDAVIVDYNPTEKRHALVYDQGTTNETWEWVKLSEISPEDIQWQVEETGVSHREGYGGTGHGMNRSVGRDSVPGVGRGRGAIKGQSRKDLLPSQNGVGKKRPDDIQILHTDTLIKEVERVFGSHHPDPLEVEKAKKVLKDQEQALVDAISRLADISDGESDIAGVCCFG, from the exons ATGGACTACGATAGCAGTG GAACTGATGATGATTTGCCTCCATCACATCACACTAGGATACCCAGAGGGAACGGAAGACCCGTTGCGTACCCTCGGATGTATGGTGAAACCGACATGGAGACCCAAATTCACCAGCTTGAGCAAGAAGCCTACAGTTCTGTTCTAAGAGCCTTTAAAGCTCAAGCTGATGCAATTACTTGG GAAAAAGAAGGTTTAATAACCGAGCTTAGAAAGGAATTGAGATTATCCAATGAGGAGCATAGAGAGCTTCTGGGCCGGGTTAATGATGAGGATGTCATCAAGAGGATACGGGATTGGAGACGCACGGGTGCACTTCAATCTGGCATGCTTGGTGCAGCTCCAGCTGTTCATGACCCAGCACCCAGCCCTACTGTCTCTGCATCTCGTAAGAAACAGAAGATTACTCCGTCTCATTCTTTTGGCGGACCTTCTCCATCGTTTCATCCGCAAGCTGTTTCTGCTCCCCACCAGCCATCTTCCTCTGCTAAACGTGGACCTGTTGCAAGACCAAAGAACAAGAAGCAAAAGCCT GGTTTACCTGGTGCGGCGTCAATGAAGTCCCTTCCATACGCGCCGTCAGGCCCATCTGGAAGGGGTCAAGTAGCTAACAGAGTCTCTGGTGCTCCTTCTGAAGGAGATACTCCAATATCATTAGTGGGAAAGAGAGTCAAGACTAGGTGGCCGGATGACAATAACTTTTATGATGCTGTTATAGTTGACTATAACCCTACTGAG AAACGACATGCTCTGGTGTATGATCAAGGAACAACAAATGAAACGTGGGAATGGGTTAAGCTTTCTGAG ATCTCTCCTGAGGATATACAATGGCAAGTTGAGGAGACTGGCGTCTCTCATCGAGAAGGTTATGGTGGGACGGGCCATGGAATGAATAGATCCGTAGGCAGAGACAGTGTTCCTGGTGTTGGAAGAGGCAGAGGCGCTATAAAGGGTCAATCCAGAAAAGACTTGTTGCCATCACAAAATGGAGTTGGAAAAAAAAGGCCAGATGATATACAAATTCTTCACACAGATACTCTAATAAAGGAA GTGGAGAGAGTCTTTGGTTCACACCATCCCGATCCTCTTGAGGTTGAGAAAGCAAAGAAGGTGTTGAAG GATCAGGAACAAGCACTTGTTGATGCAATTTCGAGACTTGCAGATATTTCCGATGGTGAAAGCG ACATTGCTGGTGTTTGTTGTTTTGGTTGA
- the LOC126660863 gene encoding protein EMSY-LIKE 4 isoform X1: MDYDSSGTDDDLPPSHHTRIPRGNGRPVAYPRMYGETDMETQIHQLEQEAYSSVLRAFKAQADAITWEKEGLITELRKELRLSNEEHRELLGRVNDEDVIKRIRDWRRTGALQSGMLGAAPAVHDPAPSPTVSASRKKQKITPSHSFGGPSPSFHPQAVSAPHQPSSSAKRGPVARPKNKKQKPGLPGAASMKSLPYAPSGPSGRGQVANRVSGAPSEGDTPISLVGKRVKTRWPDDNNFYDAVIVDYNPTEKRHALVYDQGTTNETWEWVKLSEISPEDIQWQVEETGVSHREGYGGTGHGMNRSVGRDSVPGVGRGRGAIKGQSRKDLLPSQNGVGKKRPDDIQILHTDTLIKEVERVFGSHHPDPLEVEKAKKVLKDQEQALVDAISRLADISDGESDEGGHHYGQAMERD, from the exons ATGGACTACGATAGCAGTG GAACTGATGATGATTTGCCTCCATCACATCACACTAGGATACCCAGAGGGAACGGAAGACCCGTTGCGTACCCTCGGATGTATGGTGAAACCGACATGGAGACCCAAATTCACCAGCTTGAGCAAGAAGCCTACAGTTCTGTTCTAAGAGCCTTTAAAGCTCAAGCTGATGCAATTACTTGG GAAAAAGAAGGTTTAATAACCGAGCTTAGAAAGGAATTGAGATTATCCAATGAGGAGCATAGAGAGCTTCTGGGCCGGGTTAATGATGAGGATGTCATCAAGAGGATACGGGATTGGAGACGCACGGGTGCACTTCAATCTGGCATGCTTGGTGCAGCTCCAGCTGTTCATGACCCAGCACCCAGCCCTACTGTCTCTGCATCTCGTAAGAAACAGAAGATTACTCCGTCTCATTCTTTTGGCGGACCTTCTCCATCGTTTCATCCGCAAGCTGTTTCTGCTCCCCACCAGCCATCTTCCTCTGCTAAACGTGGACCTGTTGCAAGACCAAAGAACAAGAAGCAAAAGCCT GGTTTACCTGGTGCGGCGTCAATGAAGTCCCTTCCATACGCGCCGTCAGGCCCATCTGGAAGGGGTCAAGTAGCTAACAGAGTCTCTGGTGCTCCTTCTGAAGGAGATACTCCAATATCATTAGTGGGAAAGAGAGTCAAGACTAGGTGGCCGGATGACAATAACTTTTATGATGCTGTTATAGTTGACTATAACCCTACTGAG AAACGACATGCTCTGGTGTATGATCAAGGAACAACAAATGAAACGTGGGAATGGGTTAAGCTTTCTGAG ATCTCTCCTGAGGATATACAATGGCAAGTTGAGGAGACTGGCGTCTCTCATCGAGAAGGTTATGGTGGGACGGGCCATGGAATGAATAGATCCGTAGGCAGAGACAGTGTTCCTGGTGTTGGAAGAGGCAGAGGCGCTATAAAGGGTCAATCCAGAAAAGACTTGTTGCCATCACAAAATGGAGTTGGAAAAAAAAGGCCAGATGATATACAAATTCTTCACACAGATACTCTAATAAAGGAA GTGGAGAGAGTCTTTGGTTCACACCATCCCGATCCTCTTGAGGTTGAGAAAGCAAAGAAGGTGTTGAAG GATCAGGAACAAGCACTTGTTGATGCAATTTCGAGACTTGCAGATATTTCCGATGGTGAAAGCG ACGAGGGAGGCCATCACTACGGGCAGGCAATGGAAAGGGATTGA
- the LOC126661150 gene encoding uncharacterized protein LOC126661150, producing the protein MEKKRETWGTWEELVLACAVKRHGFKNWESVSMELQTATSLPRLLTSADSCRQKYHHRFNEHGDEEEYINKLRKTRVAELKQELHRCDISINCLQLKVKRLEEERVQQQNKIEAEPDKKCSLSGDESDRSVNESNSEVEEGKKPTDEVQSSARNSKRRDEIWLHNKSEPLMQIIRDHRYASLFEGPLETQKTDVYKNTIRQHLDLETIQTRLEQGSYSCSNLLFFRDLLLLFNNAIVFFSQSSNEWSAAYELRSIVSNEIKKETHKSELTATPQDIPPQPKIELERSDSLLAKHKVSALIVVCRKRSSLSAKPSASNIGQNTEQQQLQPPKQQESNENDVPSGPKTPIVEQSSLKIELKEKLVTGTRSSRRSKKNMAISPSKKRNASPSIKVDKLETPKTEKKKTEVVASDKKRSAADFLKRIKKSSPEETAKKNTRTAVDKGKDRALRTKGEVEENSPSKKNVGRPSKVVKLSGKRGRESGGKEAAKRPIKRSRR; encoded by the exons ATGGAGAAGAAAAGGGAAACGTGGGGGACATGGGAAGAGCTAGTACTGGCATGCGCAGTAAAACGACATGGTTTTAAGAACTGGGAATCCGTTTCCATGGAACTCCAAACCGCAACCTCCCTCCCCCGCCTCCTCACATCCGCCGATAGCTGCCGCCAAAAATACCACCACCGCTTCAACGAACACGGCGACGAAGAAGAATATATTAATAAGCTTAGAAAAACGCGGGTTGCTGAGTTAAAGCAAGAGCTCCACCGTTGTGATATTTCTATCAA CTGTCTGCAGCTGAAAGTGAAGAGATTGGAAGAAGAGCGCGTGCAACAACAGAATAAAATTGAAGCGGAGCCGGACAAAAAATGCTCGCTTTCGGGAGATGAATCTGACCGGTCAGTGAACGAGTCGAATTCTGAGGTGGAGGAAGGGAAGAAACCGACGGACGAGGTGCAGAGTTCGGCGAGGAACAGCAAAAGAAGGGATGAGATCTGGCTCCACAATAAATCGGAGCCGTTGATGCAAATTATTAGGGACCATAGATATGCTTCTCTGTTTGAGGGCCCACTTGAAACCCAG AAAACGGACGTGTATAAAAATACGATCAGGCAGCATCTGGATTTGGAAACAATTCAGACGAGATTGGAGCAAGGATCCTACTCTTGTTCAAATCTGTTATTCTTCCGGGATCTTTTGCTTCTCTTCAACAATGCTATTGTTTTCTTTTCCCAGTCCTCTAATGAATGGAGTGCGGCCTATGAACTTAGATCGATTGTctcaaatgaaattaaaaaagaaactcACAAGTCTGAGCTTACAGCAACGCCACAGGATATTCCACCTCAGCCCAAAATTGAACTTGAAAGATCAGACTCGTTACTTGCTAAACACAAGGTTTCAGCTCTGATCGTAGTCTGTCGCAAGCGGAGTTCATTGTCAGCTAAGCCTTCTGCTTCTAACATTGGCCAAAATACCGAACAGCAACAGCTACAGCCACCGAAACAACAGGAAAGCAACGAAAATGACGTGCCTAGCGGTCCAAAGACGCCTATTGTTGAGCAGAGTTCATTAAAGATAGAGCTGaaagagaaacttgtgacgggCACGAGAAGCTCTAGAAGAAGCAAAAAgaatatggcaattagtccgaGCAAGAAGCGAAATGCGAGTCCTAGCATAAAGGTTGACAAGTTGGAAACTCCTaaaacagagaagaagaaaaccGAAGTAGTGGCGTCGGATAAGAAAAGAAGTGCGGCGGATTTTTTAAAGAGAATAAAGAAAAGTTCACCGGAGGAGACCGCAAAGAAAAATACTAGGACAGCTGTTGATAAAGGGAAAGACAGAGCATTGAGAACAAAAGGTGAAGTTGAAGAGAATAGTCCATCGAAAAAAAATGTCGGACGGCCATCCAAGGTTGTCAAGCTTTCAGGAAAGCGTGGGAGGGAAAGTGGTGGAAAGGAGGCGGCAAAGCGGCCAATCAAGCGGTCTAGGAGGTAA
- the LOC126661769 gene encoding protein FAR1-RELATED SEQUENCE 5-like has product MLLQTNPGSVVDIQTSDGKFEYVFMALDAYIKGWKYCRPVIVVDATFLKSTYGGMLLTASTQDGNGKIFPLAFAVVDSENHASWEYFFAKLLEAFGRRAGLCIVSDRHDSISEAVKNIFPAASHGICVYHLLNNVKLKFKKKTNAKALRECFHGAAKSYSVQSFDYFMEQLDAVNVAIRPYLEEIGVKKWARAHCTDNRFSTMTSYTAESMNAAIKAARELPVVTLLEYLRFLTQKWTYTNRNAAICTMTKLTSKAENDLRDNYAISLKIKASTSVTNVHNVFQIDEMPCPHTLAILSSLHLDPYQYCSKFFTKENLLAMYDGVVYPMPSQNNWYLLKLRGLKYFH; this is encoded by the exons ATGCTTTTACAAACTAATCCGGGGTCAGTAGTAGATATACAGACATCCGATGGAAAATTTGAATATGTTTTTATGGCTCTCGATGCATACATAAAAGGTTGGAAGTACTGTAGACCAGTGATTGTAGTCGATGcaacatttttaaaatcaacCTATGGTGGAATGCTATTGACAGCATCCACCCAAGATGGGAATGGTAAGATTTTTCCACTAGCATTTGCTGTTGTTGATTCTGAAAATCATGCTTCTTGGGAATACTTTTTTGCAAAATTACTAGAAGCTTTTGGTCGGAGGGCTGGATTGTGTATAGTATCAGATAGGCACGATAGCATATCTGAGGCGGTCAAAAACATTTTTCCAGCAGCAAGTCATGGAATTTGTGTATACCATTTACTAAACAATGTTAAACTAAAgttcaaaaagaaaacaaatgcaaaagcgTTGAGAGAGTGTTTCCATGGAGCTGCAAAGTCTTACTCAGTTCAGTCTTTTGACTATTTCATGGAGCAACTAGATGCTGTAAATGTTGCAATTCGACCCTATCTGGAAGAAATTGGTGTCAAAAAATGGGCAAGAGCACATTGCACAGACAATAGGTTCTCAACAATGACTTCATATACAGCCGAATCTATGAATGCAGCTATCAAAGCAGCTAGGGAGTTACCAGTAGTGACACTTCTTGAATATTTGAGATTCTTGACGCAAAAATGGACTTACACGAATAGAAATGCTGCAATCTGTACAATGACTAAGTTGACAAGCAAAGCAGAAAATGATCTCAGAGATAACTATGCAATTTCTTTGAAAATAAAG GCTTCAACATCAGTTACTAATGTGCATAATGT ATTTCAAATTGATGAGATGCCGTGTCCACATACACTTGCAATATTATCCTCACTACACCTAGATCCTTATCAATACTGCTCTAAATTCTTCACCAAAGAGAATCTGCTTGCAATGTATGATGGAGTTGTGTATCCAATGCCAAGTCAAAACAATTGGTACCTACTGAAATTGAGAGGATTGAAATACTTCCACTAA
- the LOC126661770 gene encoding uncharacterized protein LOC126661770, with protein MNIYQMRSDIDFNSPAYQNKDFCDPFNIVSVSSLPEQQETDCGVFTLAFAEHLIHNKPIPLTLYINRYRMRLSYLLYRYGMMKNAENIVSDEEIESKKNDGKATKKGRKRCQISKCLVF; from the exons ATGAATATTTATCAAATGAGGAGCGACATTGATTTTAACTCTCCTGCTTATCAGAATAAGGATTTTTGTGATCCTTTCAATATTGTATCTGTTTCCAGCCTTCCAGAGCAACAAGAAAC TGATTGTGGAGTGTTCACTCTCGCGTTTGCAGAGCATTTGATTCATAATAAACCTATTCCGTTGACTCTGTATATTAATCGCTATCGGATGCGTCTCTCATATCTGTTGTACCGATATGGCATGATGAAGAATGCGGAAAATATTGTTAGTGATGAAGAGATTGAATCGAAGAAGAACGATGGAAAAGCAACAAAAAAGGGAAGAAAAAGGTGTCAGATTAGTAAATGTTTA gTTTTTTAA